GCTTGGCCGAAGTCTTCCTGCTGGTAATGGGCCTCGCCCATGAACATGGCGGTTTCTTGGTCTTGCGCGTCCATCTGGGCGGCTTTCTTCAGGTAACCGATGGCCTCCTGGGGTTGGCTCAGATCAAGATGAATGGCTCCCAGGTTGCGGTAGACCACCGGCTGGTCGGGTGCGATCTCGGCGCTCTTGTGCAGGGCTTCGATGGCTCTGTCGGGTTGGCCCAGGGCCAGATACTCGACCGAGAGGTTGTTGTAGACGTGGAAGACGTCGGGTTTCTTTTTCAAGGCTTTGAGGTAGTGTTTGACGGCTTTTTCGTGGTCCTTCTTGGCCGCGGCCTGATCGCCTTTGTCGATTTCCTTGCGGACGTCCTTGGGCAAATCGAGCCAGGCGGCGCTGACCTTGCTTTCGTCGGTCGGCGGCAGTTCGGCGTCGACTCTGGGCTTGCCGAGGCGTATGGTGACGGTCTTGCGGCTGCCCGTGCTGAAGCCGGAATCGATGCGCACGATGGTTTCCACGGTTTCCCTGCCGGGACTTTCCAGGCGCAGGGTGTAGCTGCCGGTCTTGAGTCCGTCCAGGTAAACGTTGCCGCGGGTGGGGTGGACGATCTCCTGGCTGTAATAACCCGTGTTGGAGAACACAGACAGCATCATGCTCTGGGGCAGCGTATCCTCGCCGGGCGCCTTCATGACCTTGACCTGCAAGGTGCTGGTTGCGTCGCGGCTGGGACCCTGGGCCGCCAGGGGAAGGGAGAGAAAAGTCAAGAGCAGAAAAAACGCCGCTTTCTTCACCTCAGCCTCCGAAAAACCGTGTCCGATGTTTGCGATAGAGCGATTGAACAACTTTAGTGCATCGACGCCAAGATTGCAATCGGTGGAGTCGGGGTTGAGGAATTGCGTTCTTTTTGCTAAATTCTTTTTCTCCCATACTGGACCGATTCCGGTCCGAGGCGGTTACCACGACCACGATCCGGTAATGAACATGGAGATTGTTGATATGGACGGTTCCCCATCGCAGTCAATGATCGAGGCGCAAGGGTTGAGCAAGTATTACGGACCCTTCGTCGCCATCGAAGACATCAGTTTCTCCATTCCTCAGGGCCAGATCGTCGCCTTTCTGGGGCCCAACGGCGCCGGCAAGACGACCACCATGAAGATCCTGACCGGCTATCTCAGCCCCAGCCAGGGCGAGGCCCGCATCGCCGGCCTGGACGTGCGCTCGCAGCGCATCGAGGCCGTCAAAAAATTGGGATACCTGCCCGAGAACGGTCCGCTCTACGAGGACATGACGCCGATGGAACTCTTGGAGTTTTTCGGCGAGGCCCGCGGGATGGGGCAAGAGCAACTCACAGCCCGTCTGGGTACGGTCATCGACCAGTGCGGCCTGGAGCAGGTGCTGGAGAAGCCCATCGGCAAGCTCTCGCGCGGTTACCGCCAGCGCGTAGGGCTGGCCCAGGCCCTGCTCCATGATCCCGAAGTGCTCATCATGGACGAGCCGACGGCGGGACTCGACCCCAACCAGATCCGCGGCTTCCGCGAGAACATCCAGCAGTTGGGACGCACCAAGACGGTTCTCATTTCCACCCACATCCTGCAAGAGGTGGACGCGGTGGCCGACCGGGTTCTGCTGGTGCATAACGGGCGCCTGGTGTTCGACGGCTCTCCCGATGAGCTCAAAGAGAACGGGTCCCTGGAGCAACCCTTTTACCGGCTCACCAACTATGGGCACCTGGCTGATTCCGACGGCGCCGGCGCTGCAGGGGAGGCAGGATAAATGGAATTCAAGATCAACTGGGACATCGTTTGGGCCTTGATCAAGCGCGATCTGCTCCGCTACTTCTCCAATCCCTCGGGATACGTGTTCATCACCTTGTTTATTTTCCTGAGTGCGGCGGCGGGATTCTGGCAGGAGGACTTCTTCCGCAACAACCTGGCCAATCTCGACCAGCTCAACGAGTTCTTCCCTTACTTGCTGCTCTTTTTCATCCCCGCACTGACCATGTCGGTGTGGTCGGAGGAGCGCAAGCAGGGGACGGATGAGCTGCTCTTGACGCTTCCCGCCACCGATCTCGAGGTCGTGCTGGGCAAGTATGCGGCCGCCCTGGGCGTGTATACCGCTTCCTTGCTGCTGTCGCTCAGCCACGTCCTGGTGCTTTTCTGGCTGGGCAGTCCCGACTTGGGACTGATGTTCGGCAATTACCTGGGATTCTGGCTGATCGGAGCCGCCTTTATCGCCGTGGGCATGCTGGCTTCGCTGCTGACCGACAACGCCACCATCGCCTTCATCCTGGGCGCCGTCTTCTGCTCCTTCTTCGTCTTTATCGGGCCGGTGGCCGATTCGGTTTGGGCCTGGCTGAGCGGGATGCTCTCGCCCATGAGCGTCTTCGATCCTTTCAGCGACTTCGCCGGCGGAGTCATCAGCTTTTCGGGGCTTTTCTATTTCTTCTCGCTGGGGGCGCTGCTGCTCTATGCCAACGTGCTGCTGATCGGGCGCCGTCACTGGCCGCGCCAGGCTGACGGCTACCCCATGTGGACGCATCAGTTGGTCCGTGTGGCAGCCATCGCCGTGTCGGTTCTGGCCCTCAACGTCATGCTGGGACGCGCCGGCCTGCGGCTGGACGTGACCGCCGAGCAACTGCACTCCCTCAGCGAGCAGACCCATCGCGTGCTGCGTCAATTGCCGGACGACCGTCCCGTGCTGATTCAGGCCTATATCTCGCCCCAGGTGCCGGAGAGCTACGTGCAGGCACGCGCCAATCTGCTCAGCACTTTGCGCGAGGTGGACGAAGTGGCGGGAGGCGCCGTCGAGGTCTACATCCAGTCCACCGAGCCCTTCAGCGAAGAGGCCCGCGAGGCCCGCGAGAAATTCGGCATCGGTCCACGCCAGGCGGCCGACCTGGAAGGCGGACGCAGCAGTGTCTCCGAAATCTTCATGGGTTTGGCCTTCACCAGCGGACCGCGCGAACAGGTGATCGAGTTTTTTGACCGCGGACTGCCCCCCGAATACGAGATCATGCGCAGCATCCGGGTGGTGGCCGACGCCCAGCGCAAGCGGGTGGGCGTGGTCAATACCGGCATCCGGCTTTTCGGGGGCATGGACTTCCAAACCATGCGCACCCAGCCGCCCTGGTCGGTCGTGGAGGAGTTGCGCAAACAGTACGACGTGGTGGAAATCTCGGCCGCCGCCCCCATCACCCAACAACTGGACGGATTGTTGGTGGTGCTTCCGTCTTCCCTTTCTCAGGAGGAGATGGACAATCTGCAAGCCTACATCGAGACCGGCGTTCCCTCCTTGCTGCTGGTCGATCCCTTGCCGGTAAGCGATATTTCTCAGGCTCCCAGCGAGCAGGCGGGAGCAAACCGCAATCCCTTCATGCAGAATCAGCCCCCGCCCAAGCCTAAGGGCGACATTCAATCTTTCATGACGGCGCTGGGAGTGATGTGGCAGCCTGCGCTGGTGGTGTGGGACTCCTACAATCCGCATCCCGACCTCTCCACCCTTCCTCCCGAGGTGGTGTTCGTGGGCCGAGGCAGCGGCAATCCCATGGCCTTTAATCCGGACTCCATCATCACCTCCCAGTTGCAGGAAGTGGTGCTGCTCTATCCCGGACTGCTGACCGGCGCCGACGAGGAGCATGAATTCACTCCCCTGCTGGCCACCGGGCAACAAGCGGGGACGGTGCTTTACCAGGAAATGGTGAGCCGCGGCTTTTTCGGCGCCCAGCTCAATCCCCGTCCTCTGCGCAACCGCGGACCGGGCTCTTTCGTTTGCGCCGCCCGCGTCCGCTCACGCTCGCTGCCCCCGGCGGAGGCCGATTCCGAGGAGGCGGATTCGCAGGATTCAGACCAGGACGCCGGCTCGGCGGATTCCGAAGAGGAGTCGGCCTCGGGAACCGACGTCATCGTCGTCACCGACCTCGACTTCATCTCCGAGCAGTTCTTCCGCATCCGGGCGGCCGGGCCGGAGAACCTCAATTTCGACAACGTGACCTTCTTCCTCAACGCCATGGACAGCCTCCTGGGAGACGAGTCCTTCATCGATCTGCGCAGCCGGAGGGTACAGCATCGGACGTTGACCGCGGTAGAAGAGCAGATCCGTGAGTTCAACGAACAGCGCCTGATTCAGGAAGAGGCCGCTCAGCAGGAAGCCGACACCGCTTTGGCCGAAGCTCAGCAGCGCCTCAACGATGCCGTGGCCGAGGTGCGCAACCGCGCCGATCTCGACCAGCAGGCCAAGCAGTTCATGGCTCGCAACCTGCAAGAGGTGGAAAGCCGCAAGCTGGAGGTGACCGAAGCCAATATCGAGTCGCGCCGCCAGTCCCAGGTGCGGGCGGCCGAGGAAGAGATGGAGGCCAAGATACGCAGCATCCAGAGCAACATCCGCACCTTCGCGGTTTTGTTGCCGCCCATACCCGTGCTGCTGCTGGGCGTTTGGATCTTCCTGCGCCGCCGCCGCCGCGAGAACGTGGGCGCCGCGGAAAGCCGGAAACTCAAGGAGGAGCAATGAACGAATTGACCAAGACCATGGCCTTCGCCGCCGGAGCCGTCCTGCTGGTACTGCTGGCCGTCGTTACGGCTCCCGCCGGATATACACCCGACAGCTTCATCGACCAGGGACAGCCTTTCTTTCCCGATTTCACCGATCCCAACCAGGCCGTGACCCTGGAGGTCGTGACCTGGGACGATGAAACCGCTTCCGCCGACGCCTTCAAGGTGACCTCCCAGGGCGGCGTCTGGACTATTCCTTCCCACCATGGGTATCCCGCCGACGGCGAAGAGCAGTTGGCCAAGACGGCTGCCGGGGTGATCCAGTTGTCGCGCGACGACTTCCGCAGCGACAATGCGGCCGATCATGAGGCCATGGGCGTGGGCGATCCGCTCGACGACACCGCGGCCTCGCTGAAAGGCCGCGGACGCCGCGTCACCATGAGGGGCGAAAACGACCAAGTTCTGGCCGACATCATCATCGGCAAAGAAGTCGAGGACCGTCCCGGATACCGCTTCGTGCGCCTGCCGGGCCAGAAGAGGGTCTACTCGGCCAAGGTCGATTTCGATATCTCCACGCGTTTTCAGGACTGGATCAAGCAAGATCTGCTGGAGGTCGACAAGGCCGCAATCGATAAGCTGACCTTGCTCGACTACTCCGTTGACGAGCGCAGCGGGGTGGTGCGCAACCGGGGCTCGCTGGTGGTGGTTGAGGACGGCGGCGAGTGGAAGATCGAGGGCTCGCGTGAAGAAGTCGACAGCAGCAAAGTCGACCAACTGCTGACGGCTGTCGACGAGCTTTCCATCGTGGGCGTGCGTCCCAAGCCGCAAGGGCTTTCCGAGGGTCTCAACCGCATCGAGGAAGAGGGCCTGCGGCTGACGCGCCAGGACCAGATGGATCTTCAAGACAAGGGCTACTTCTTCTCGGTGGAGGGCAGTCTGCTTTCCAACGAAGGCGAGTTGCAGGTGCGCACCAACAAGGGCGTACGCTACACTCTGCGCTTCGGCGAGATCGTCTACGGCAGCGGCGAGACCATCAGTGCCGGGGGGGAATCGGAGCAGGACGAGTCGCAGGGCCCGGGAGAGAACCGCTATCTCTTCGTCACCACCGAGTTCCTGCCCGACTATTTTCCCGAGCCGCCAAAGCCCGCCAACCTCGACTTCCAGGACAAGGAGCGGGACGACTGGACCGCCGCCGATCAGCAGAACAAGGGCCTGCACGACGTCCACCAGCGCTGGAAGGAACGGGTCGAGGCAGGGCGCCGCAAGTCTCAGGAACTTAACGCCCGCTTCGCCGACTGGTACTATGTCATCTCCGACGAGAGCTTCCGCAAGGTCCGCGTGGAGCGGTCGGACCTGATCAAGGAGGAGGATTAACCTCCCAGCGAGCGGAAGGATCTTTTCATGAGGACGTTTTGGAGCGTCGCGGCGATAGCCGCCATGATCTCCTGCCTGCAGGGGCAGGAGAAACTGGGTTTCCAACTCCTGGCGCTATTGGACGTAGGACAGAATCCTCACCAGATCGCCTTCTCCGAGGACGGCAAGACCGCCTACGTGACGGCCTCGGGATCGGACAGCGTAGCGGTCATCAGCGTGGAGACCCTCAAAGTCAGGGCTCGTCACGAAGTTGCCGGCCAACCTCTGGGAGTGGCGGTCTTGCCCAACCGCGGAGGCTTGGCCGTCACCCGCTTCGGCCAGGGCGGAATCGCCCGTTACAGCCTTCCCGATTTTGAATTCCTGGAGGAGATCGAGACGGCACCGGGATCTTCCCTGCTGGTGCCGTTGCCCGAAGGGCGCTTCCTGGTCAGCACCGAGCAGAGCAATGAACTGCGGGTCATCGACGGCAACACCTTCAAGGTGGAGAAAGTGCTCTCCACCGGCAACCGTCCCTTCCCGCCTTCCGCTACCTCCGACGGGACACTGGCCTTCGTGCCCAACTACGATGACGGCGATGTCTCCATTTTTGACCTGCAGAGCGGTGAAAGGCTGGCCGACGTCCCGGTGGGCCGGAATCCCAGCGGCGGCGCCGTGATGCGCCGCGATACCGTCTACGGCGTGGCCGTGCGCGGCGAGAACAAACTTTCGATGATCGATATCCGAGGACGCACTCTCAGCGCCGATTTCGAGAAGGGAATCGGGCAATCGCCGTTCTCGATCGTGGTCGTGCCGGATGGCGATATGGCCTTCGTCAACAATACCGGCAGTCACGACATATCCGTGATTTCCATTCCGGGAGCGCGCACGCTGGGCCGCCTCCCCGCGGGCGAGATTCCCATCGTAATGGCGGTTCACCCTTCAGGGGAGACGCTGTGGATATCGTCGGAAGGCAGCCATCAACTGGCCGTCCTCAAACTCAGAACCCTGGAAGATCTCGTGGAGCAACTGCAAACCATGGCTTTTAACCAGTCCTCCCCCGCCAAGGCCCAGGACTCGCCCGAGCAGCAGTCCGCCTCCGTTCCCAGCCAGTCCACCGCGGGCCCCATCTTGCGGGACCAATGCAAGCGCGAAGTCGAGGAACTGCACCAGTTCTTTCAGGATTGGGCCAACTCGGTGCTGGAGAACAGCGACGAAACCTTTGCCCGCTTCACTTCGGCCATGGACGACAACTTCCACATCATCAATCCCTCGGGCATGGCCTTTCCCATCGAAGAGCTGGCCCCCGCCTTGCGCCAGTCCTACGGTTCGGCACCCGGGGGTCAGGCCCGTTACTGGATCGAGAACTTCCGGGGAACCGAAGTGGCTCCGGGGGTTTTCCTGGCGGTCTATGAGGAATGGCAGAACCTGGACGGCCGGAAAAGCCGAGGCCGCGTCGCCTCGGCCCTCTTCCGCCGCACTCAGGGAGCTCCCAACGGCGTGCGCTGGCTGCACGTCCATGAAACCTGGCTTCCTTCCCGCTAGGGCCACCAGGTGGCCGACAAGTTCACACCCGGAAGTCAAGTTCCAGCGACCGCGGGTGAAGGCTTGATCACTCCAGGCGGTATGAGGCTCGTGCTGCCGGTCATGAGTTCTGAGACAGGGCCCTCCGTTCTTGTCCCTGACAGCGACAGATTCGCCAGCCCAGCCCACGGTCAGCCGCGGCGAGCGATAGCGAGACGGCGGCGCCACCCTGGGTTTTGGACGGCAAAGGTCTGAACGCTGAAAGCGCGGAATAAACCGACAGGGTGGCTCAAAACTTCTGACGCACTGCACTGGCCCGCTCGCTGCCTCCCAAGACTATCGCCCGCCTGCCTCTTGAGGACTGACGACGGCCCACGAGGCCCGCTCTTGGGGCAGGTACTGGGAGGCCAGCGGGTTGAGGTCTGCAGCCTGCAGCCCTTGGTAGAACTCCTCCAGGTTCCGCACCTCGTCCAGCACTTGAGGGCGGCTTTGGCTCTCGTCGATGCTGGAAAGCCAGTAGCTGTTGGAGCGCTTGAGGTCGCGGATCTGCTTGAGCAGAGGTTGCTTGAGGCGGTCGACTTCGTCCTGAGTGGTCCCTTGGCCGGCCAACGCTGCGACCACTTGCAGACAGGCCTGGCGCAGTTCGGAGACCTTTTCGGGATCGGACATGGACTGGACGGCCAGCAGTCCCACCCCGGGGAAGACGGTGTTGGTCTGGGAGGAGGCCGAGGGGCTGTAGGCTGCTCCCAACTTCTCCCGGATCTCCTTGCGCAGCCGGTCGTCGACGACCTGGCTGAGGAAATAGAGTTTGCGCCGCACCTCGGTTTCCATGCCGTCGGTGGTGGGATAAGCGATGTAGAGCAGCGACTTGGGCACGCTGGTTTCGATCTGGTATTCAGCCGTCACCCCCGCCTTGGGCGCGGGAGCCTGGCGGCGGTCCTGATAGCGGCGGAAGGGCCGCCGCTGAGGCAAGCGTCCTAGAGTGCGGGCGGCGGCATCCAGGACCGCTTCCACGTCGAGGTCGCCCACGAAAGTGACCTCCAGCGGGGCCTCCCTGAGATGCGGATCGAGCCATGCGCGCAAGTCATCCATGCTGACCTGGCTGACGGCCTCTTGAGGAGGCAGGCCGAAGCGCGGATCGTTGTTATAGAGTCCGGGAATGAACTGGCTTTGCAACGGCCCCTGATGCTGATGGCGCAGTCCTTCGTAAATGCGCGGCACCACGGCTTTGAACTGGTTCATGCCCTCGGGACGCCAGCCGGGATGTTGCAGGTAGGCCGCTATCAGCTCGCACTCCAGCAGCAGGTCCTCGGAGGTGGTGGAACCTCCGATGCCGAAATAGTCCTGGGCCACCGAGAAACTGAAGCCGGTCTGTTTGCCGGCCAGGATGCGGCGCAGATCATCCGAACTGTGGGCCTCGAGTCCGGAGGCCGCAAAGACCTGCGAGGCCACCAGGCTCATTGGGTGACGGTCTTTGTCGAGGGTCAGCAGGCCTTCCCCCAGCCGTCCTTGAATGAGGATCTGCTTCTCCTTGAAGTCGGTCTTCTTGATGTTGACCAGGACACCGTTGGCGAAGGCCGCCTGGTGGATGTCGAGATCCTCGATGTGGCGCCGCTCGGTGATCGCGCCCTTGACTTCCGGGTCGGACTGATAGGCAAAGGCCTCCACGCTGATGGCTTCGGGCGCCTCCACCTCGACTTGGCGGCTTTCCTGCAAGGCTTGGCGCAGGATCTGTTCGGCTTCCTCGCCCAGGTCGACGGCTCCGACCAGGCTGAGTTGGAGCGTGCCTTCCTCCCAGGCTTCCGAGAAGGCCTGGTTACAGGCCTGCAGCGTCAGTGCATCGAGGGCGGGTCGAAGGATGGCGCGGTTGGTTTCAGCGTCAGAGACCACCACGTCGTTACCGGCGGCCGAGAGGATGCTGTTGACGAATCCGCCGCTGGCGCGGGTCTTCTCGCGCTCGACCGACTCGTCCAGGCTGCGCAGGACGTTGGCCCTGACTTCCTCAAGCTCGGGCTGCTGAAAGCCGAAGCGGATAGCCCGGCGCAATTCCTGTTCGGCTTGAGCCAGCCCCTCCCGCCACTTGTCGGGAGCCGCGATGACCGTCAAGCTTTGTCCCTCGATCACCTCGAAGGCCGAACTGCGGCCCACGCTGGCGTTGAGAAAGGGCGCGCCGGCCCGCTTGGCTAATTCCGAATAGCGCAGATTCAGCATGCCGCGGGCGATGGAGAGGGGCAGGTCCTTGAGCCGTTCGGCCTTGGTATCCGGCCTCTCTTCGTAAGGGCGCAGCATTTCCAGGCTGACTTGAGCGGTCGGGATCTCCTGCTCATAGATGTTGTAATAGCGCTCCTCAAAGGTGGGCTGTCGGACGGGAGGCACCTCCTGAGGAGGGCCGTCGGGCGCCTTCCAGTCCTCGAAGGCCTGGCGCATGAGGGGCTCGGGGTCGAGATCTTCCAGGTCTCCCACCAGCACCAGGGTGACGTTTTCGGGACGGTACCACTTGCGGTAGAAGTTCTCGATCATGTCGACGCTGAAGCGGGCCCGCACCTCCTTTTCGCCAATGGGAAGGCGTTGGGGGATGCGTGTGCCCGCCAGCTCGATTTGCATCTGCTTGACGAAGGTCCGCAGGCTGGCGGAATCGCGCTCCACCTGCTCGGCGTCGATGACGCCTTTCTCGGCCTCCACCTCTTGAGCGCTGAGAACGATGCGGTCGGCGAAATCGCGCAGCACCCGCAGCCCTTCTTCGATCGATTGGCCGTCCGAGGAGGGCAGATCGATCTGGTAGACGGTGGCCTCGAAGCCTGTTGAGGCGTTGGAATCGGCTCCAAAGGCCATTCCGTGCTCCTGAAACCACTCCACCAGGGTGCCGGGAGGGAAGTTTCGGGTGCCGTTGAAGGCCATGTGCTCGAGAAAGTGGGCCATTCCCAGCTCATCGTCCTCTTCGGCCAGCGAGCCCACCGAGACGCGCATGCGCAGGTAGCTGCGCTGGTCGGGTTCAGGATTGGCCATCCAGGCCAGGCGCATGCCGTTTTCCAGATCGATGAATCGGATGCGGGGATTGACCGGGATATCCGAGGATTCATGTTCCCAGGCAGGGGCCTCGCCCCGTGGGCGTTGAGCCTGCAGATAAGGGACGAACAGAGACAGGGCCAGCAGAGTGAGGCAGAAACGCTTCATCGGGGAATTCCTATCAGAGTCCTTGGTAGAACTTCAAATCGGTGTCGCGCAACGATTTGGTGAT
The genomic region above belongs to Acidobacteriota bacterium and contains:
- a CDS encoding insulinase family protein, giving the protein MKRFCLTLLALSLFVPYLQAQRPRGEAPAWEHESSDIPVNPRIRFIDLENGMRLAWMANPEPDQRSYLRMRVSVGSLAEEDDELGMAHFLEHMAFNGTRNFPPGTLVEWFQEHGMAFGADSNASTGFEATVYQIDLPSSDGQSIEEGLRVLRDFADRIVLSAQEVEAEKGVIDAEQVERDSASLRTFVKQMQIELAGTRIPQRLPIGEKEVRARFSVDMIENFYRKWYRPENVTLVLVGDLEDLDPEPLMRQAFEDWKAPDGPPQEVPPVRQPTFEERYYNIYEQEIPTAQVSLEMLRPYEERPDTKAERLKDLPLSIARGMLNLRYSELAKRAGAPFLNASVGRSSAFEVIEGQSLTVIAAPDKWREGLAQAEQELRRAIRFGFQQPELEEVRANVLRSLDESVEREKTRASGGFVNSILSAAGNDVVVSDAETNRAILRPALDALTLQACNQAFSEAWEEGTLQLSLVGAVDLGEEAEQILRQALQESRQVEVEAPEAISVEAFAYQSDPEVKGAITERRHIEDLDIHQAAFANGVLVNIKKTDFKEKQILIQGRLGEGLLTLDKDRHPMSLVASQVFAASGLEAHSSDDLRRILAGKQTGFSFSVAQDYFGIGGSTTSEDLLLECELIAAYLQHPGWRPEGMNQFKAVVPRIYEGLRHQHQGPLQSQFIPGLYNNDPRFGLPPQEAVSQVSMDDLRAWLDPHLREAPLEVTFVGDLDVEAVLDAAARTLGRLPQRRPFRRYQDRRQAPAPKAGVTAEYQIETSVPKSLLYIAYPTTDGMETEVRRKLYFLSQVVDDRLRKEIREKLGAAYSPSASSQTNTVFPGVGLLAVQSMSDPEKVSELRQACLQVVAALAGQGTTQDEVDRLKQPLLKQIRDLKRSNSYWLSSIDESQSRPQVLDEVRNLEEFYQGLQAADLNPLASQYLPQERASWAVVSPQEAGGR
- a CDS encoding DUF4340 domain-containing protein gives rise to the protein MNELTKTMAFAAGAVLLVLLAVVTAPAGYTPDSFIDQGQPFFPDFTDPNQAVTLEVVTWDDETASADAFKVTSQGGVWTIPSHHGYPADGEEQLAKTAAGVIQLSRDDFRSDNAADHEAMGVGDPLDDTAASLKGRGRRVTMRGENDQVLADIIIGKEVEDRPGYRFVRLPGQKRVYSAKVDFDISTRFQDWIKQDLLEVDKAAIDKLTLLDYSVDERSGVVRNRGSLVVVEDGGEWKIEGSREEVDSSKVDQLLTAVDELSIVGVRPKPQGLSEGLNRIEEEGLRLTRQDQMDLQDKGYFFSVEGSLLSNEGELQVRTNKGVRYTLRFGEIVYGSGETISAGGESEQDESQGPGENRYLFVTTEFLPDYFPEPPKPANLDFQDKERDDWTAADQQNKGLHDVHQRWKERVEAGRRKSQELNARFADWYYVISDESFRKVRVERSDLIKEED
- a CDS encoding tetratricopeptide repeat protein is translated as MKKAAFFLLLTFLSLPLAAQGPSRDATSTLQVKVMKAPGEDTLPQSMMLSVFSNTGYYSQEIVHPTRGNVYLDGLKTGSYTLRLESPGRETVETIVRIDSGFSTGSRKTVTIRLGKPRVDAELPPTDESKVSAAWLDLPKDVRKEIDKGDQAAAKKDHEKAVKHYLKALKKKPDVFHVYNNLSVEYLALGQPDRAIEALHKSAEIAPDQPVVYRNLGAIHLDLSQPQEAIGYLKKAAQMDAQDQETAMFMGEAHYQQEDFGQALAWFQKSERDSGNSAEFYVYTGNCNLRTGNYQEAIRRFEQFLEVESEGSRADSVRDVLAKVKAFIQQQ
- a CDS encoding Gldg family protein is translated as MEFKINWDIVWALIKRDLLRYFSNPSGYVFITLFIFLSAAAGFWQEDFFRNNLANLDQLNEFFPYLLLFFIPALTMSVWSEERKQGTDELLLTLPATDLEVVLGKYAAALGVYTASLLLSLSHVLVLFWLGSPDLGLMFGNYLGFWLIGAAFIAVGMLASLLTDNATIAFILGAVFCSFFVFIGPVADSVWAWLSGMLSPMSVFDPFSDFAGGVISFSGLFYFFSLGALLLYANVLLIGRRHWPRQADGYPMWTHQLVRVAAIAVSVLALNVMLGRAGLRLDVTAEQLHSLSEQTHRVLRQLPDDRPVLIQAYISPQVPESYVQARANLLSTLREVDEVAGGAVEVYIQSTEPFSEEAREAREKFGIGPRQAADLEGGRSSVSEIFMGLAFTSGPREQVIEFFDRGLPPEYEIMRSIRVVADAQRKRVGVVNTGIRLFGGMDFQTMRTQPPWSVVEELRKQYDVVEISAAAPITQQLDGLLVVLPSSLSQEEMDNLQAYIETGVPSLLLVDPLPVSDISQAPSEQAGANRNPFMQNQPPPKPKGDIQSFMTALGVMWQPALVVWDSYNPHPDLSTLPPEVVFVGRGSGNPMAFNPDSIITSQLQEVVLLYPGLLTGADEEHEFTPLLATGQQAGTVLYQEMVSRGFFGAQLNPRPLRNRGPGSFVCAARVRSRSLPPAEADSEEADSQDSDQDAGSADSEEESASGTDVIVVTDLDFISEQFFRIRAAGPENLNFDNVTFFLNAMDSLLGDESFIDLRSRRVQHRTLTAVEEQIREFNEQRLIQEEAAQQEADTALAEAQQRLNDAVAEVRNRADLDQQAKQFMARNLQEVESRKLEVTEANIESRRQSQVRAAEEEMEAKIRSIQSNIRTFAVLLPPIPVLLLGVWIFLRRRRRENVGAAESRKLKEEQ
- a CDS encoding ABC transporter ATP-binding protein, with protein sequence MNMEIVDMDGSPSQSMIEAQGLSKYYGPFVAIEDISFSIPQGQIVAFLGPNGAGKTTTMKILTGYLSPSQGEARIAGLDVRSQRIEAVKKLGYLPENGPLYEDMTPMELLEFFGEARGMGQEQLTARLGTVIDQCGLEQVLEKPIGKLSRGYRQRVGLAQALLHDPEVLIMDEPTAGLDPNQIRGFRENIQQLGRTKTVLISTHILQEVDAVADRVLLVHNGRLVFDGSPDELKENGSLEQPFYRLTNYGHLADSDGAGAAGEAG